Below is a window of Populus trichocarpa isolate Nisqually-1 chromosome 3, P.trichocarpa_v4.1, whole genome shotgun sequence DNA.
TTGAATgctatttttatctaatattgaaaTGAAAACATAGTGGGTTTATTTAGGTCAAATCAAGTTGAACAACAAAACCTATAAGGAtaatcttgcaaaaaaaaaaaaacaaattgtaaagCTCAATCTCTAATTAACTTAACgttgaaggacaaaattgataaaaaaaaactactaaaaaaacacaagtgaACTCGAATCAATCAACCAAACTCGCGATACAAGTCATGCACGTCATTAGATTCAATAAGATTTTTATCCCagagatcatttttttatttaattatacaacaataaagtacatgataattttttttgtatggaatgtttttttagaaaaaaaaacataataaatgcTTGAGACTAAGCTAGCAAAAGTAGATTATTGATaacaaatagtaaaattatattttttttagtttaaagttaaataaaaaaatatatagttttgaaCATCAAACTATAACTAATCTACGTAGTTTTGAacttcaagtatttttttactaaaccaAATGAtcataaaagttattattcattcactttcaaattgaaataataaaataagcaCAATATTTCCTATACATATAgacattttataattataccatcattaagaaatcaattaattcaaaaatctATATGGAATTACTTGTCACATATTGATATAATTTATCATGATGTAATCTAGTAAATGGCATGTCAATAGTCTATTTATCATTTGTATtactattttatattgattgattgatgcttaagtattatatttttttagcaatgcAATATCTAATTGCTTGACATTGTAGTTTGAGTGCTCTTTaaaattctctttaaaataatttacctaaaaaaattaaattgatatttttttttagattttttatgattttaatataagaatgtcaaaaccataaaaaaaaaatccatttgatattttttttagacaaaaattattttaaaaaatatatttaatcaacCATATTACCAAACAAATTAACTTAGTTACTTAGACCACCATTCTTTAAAagttttgttagatttttttagaaaataactaaactatCTTTGAGTTTATTTCAATCAATAtacaataaaaagtaaattttaaaaagaaaaacaactcaATTGATGACATTTTCAATGTCTTTATTAAGGGATACTTAATGCATGGactcaattacaaagggaaataaaaatataaggattatATTTAGCTTTCCAAAGCACAAAGACTAATCATTtatttgcaaaaataaataaatatggatgagataataatttattatgcaTGCTTTAAGAGCTCATTTAGTAATGTAATTAtggttatatattaaaatatttttttaaaaaaaattatttttaatattagtatataaaaactatatgaaaataataataaaaaatgatttaaaataaaacaaaataatttttttaaaaacataaaaacatgttGGGAGTTAACTTTTTAATTCTCCATACAGTCAGTTTATTTTTGGAGTTGGGATCCACTCCTCATCAGTTGCGTGCTTCACTGCTTCCcataaaatgatttattaaaagaaacaaataaattagcTAGAAGAGAAGCAGATAAATGAATAAAGAGAATATCCTAATCCAACCGGAAATAAGCAAATGAATCGCCTTCTTTTCAAGTATCGTTTATGCAGCTTTGCAAAGCAAAATCCAACCGCTGCAATCAAAAGCTTTTCCTCAATGACAAGACTAGACAAGCTACCCACAAGAACAAATAACTGGGCATGAATAAAAACGAAGAAACCGTGGAGATGAAATAATTCTGGCCAAGACAATCCTCCCTCAGCACATGCTTGACAACGGAAGAAGAATGCAGCTGCCAACTGTAGAAGAAAGTAAGGATTATGCAGATAGTTTACAGATTATCATAACAcacattgaaaaagaaaaggatatacTTCAGTGATAGAGATTCAGGATTGTGGGGTGCATATTTGCTTAGCAATCATGAACCTTCCATATATCAAAGAACATAAAAGCTCAAACTAGTTGAAACACACATCctggagaagaagagaacacATGCTGCTTGTACTAAGTAGATTACTTATTAATGCACAAACCAAGGTAAATACTAGTAGTCATAATTCCTTCAACAGGAAAGCATACCTATCAATTGTTTATATTTACCACAAATATCAAGTGTATCATTGATTACAATGTTTGGTACTCCAAAAGGCTGTAAGAAAGGATGGTATAATGTCAACGCCCAGGAAAATCTCGCAAAGCTTGTATTTACAAGAGCAGAATGGAAAAGGAACTCCCTAGGTTCTGTGTAAAGGAAATATGCGGTGCGAggaaatattcatttatagaCAGAAAATACAGAGATAAACAAAATAGCTACAATCATGGAGAATCACTGATATCTTGGTTATTATCAGAAGAATCTGATTTTCCTCTAATATCCCCCTCAAAGTTGGCGTGGTGGAAAAAGGCACAACTTGCCACGATCCAATAAAAACTGTAATCTGGCCACCCCTTTTGTATAAACATTAACCAGCTGGAGGTGTGAGGTGACAAAGCTGAGACCAATAACCTTTTGAGCAACAAGTTCCCGAATGAAATGATAgtcaatatcaatatttttggaGCGAGATTTGGTCATCGAGTTGGAAGCAATGAAAATAGCATTGTTTTTGTCGCATAAAAGTCTGGGAGGAGAAGAAAGACTGATTTGGAGTTGTCTGAAAAGTTTAAGTATCCAAAAGAGTTCCGCAACAACATAGGCAAGAGCATGGTACTTGGCCTCAGCACTAGAATGGGCAACAGTAGTTTGCATTTGAGAGCACCATGAAATCAAATTACAGCCAAGATAAACAACAAATCCAGTTCAACAACTGTCGAGTGTCGAGATAGCCAGCCCAATCAGAATCAGAGTAGCCGAGCAAGGTCCAAGAAGAATCCCATGAGAGTTGCAGGCCATAATATATTGATTCATAAACCACATATTCCACACTTCACAAGACGGATATAGAATGTACCAAGAGCTATAAACAACCTCATTTTCTCCAATAATCTTGAGCAAGATTTGTAGAAACAACTTTAAAAGGATATTCATCTTCAAATAGCCAGTTCATAATGGTTTGCCTTCCATGCTTCAGTCCTTATTCCTCAAGCACTAAtgattcaaaaaacaataaaaaaaagtaaaaaagataacgaaataaattaaaaagaaaaagaaaaaatcagaaatGGTTTAACTATTTCGTTCAAAACTTAATTCAGCAACTGTTCATTGCACCTGTTTCTTCTCTTTCCATTTCATTCTCTTCTGAATTGAATAATGGCTTCACCATCCTATCCAACATGGAGTATATTTCTCTCATCTCTGAACAAGATGGATTCCCAACAAGAAACTCATGGACTATGCCATCAACCTCAATTGAGCTACAACCAGGTACCTTTTTTACTCCAAGATCTTTCATTTCCCGTCTCACCCTGTTTACATCCACCCATCTACCAGCAGAGGCATAGATATTTGCGAGAAGCGTGTGAACACTAGAGTCCCTTGACTCAATTTTCACGAGCTGTTCAGCCACCCGCTCACCCATTTGAACATTTTTATAGATTCTGCAAGCACTGAGCAAAGAACCATAAAGCGGAACTATGATCTCATTATTTgcgttcactattttttttatcaactcttCTGCTTCATCCAATTGTCCAGCTCGACCAAGTAAGTCAATCAGACACCCATAGTGCTCTAACTTAGGCTCAATATTATAAATACTTGTCATGGAATTAAAGAACTCACGGCCTTCTTCGACCAGTCCTCCATGGCTGCATGCACTTAAAACACCAATGAAGGTAACTTCATCAGGTATGGCCTCGACTTGTTTCATTTTTGAGAACAATTCAAGTGCCTTGCTTGTTTTCCCATTCATAGCAAGCCCACATATAATTGAAGTCCATGTAGCTGTATCTTTTTCTCTCAGCCCACAGAAAATCCTCAAAGCTTTTTCAATGCACCCACATTTGGAATACATTTCTATAAGAGAAGTTCCAACAACTGCATCAACTGGAATTCCTTTCTCGTCTATGTATCCATGAATCCAAGTCCCCTGCTCAAGAGCTCCCATTTGAGCACAACCTGTGAGAAGAGCAACCAGTACGAACTTATCTGGCTTAACCCTTTGGATTTGCATTTCTTGAAACAGGGCCACTGCCTCGTCAAAATGATTAAACTGCACATACCCATTAATCATCGCCGTCCAAAGAACAACGTCCTTAACTGGACTCCTCTCAAACAACTCTCTAGCCTTATCCAGCTCACCATAGTTTACATAACCTGACACCATACTAGTccaacaaataacatttttatgaGGCATCTCGTCAAATATTTTTCGGGCTACACTCAAACAACCACACTTACAGTACATGTCCAATAATGCACTGCCAATAATAGAAGTGAGTTCAAGTCTATCCCTTACATAACAATGAATTTCCTTGCCGAGTTCCAAGCACTTCAATGCCGCACAAGCTGAAAGAGTGCTCACCACCGTAGGCTCATTAGGCCTCAAATAACTCTCTTCTCTCATACAACAAAAAACATCAATAGCATCCTCAAATCTTCTACGCTTGACATACCCGGAAATCAACACATTCCAAGAAACCACATCTCTCTCaggcatttcatcaaacaactTCCTCATAACATCCACTTGACCCAATTTAGCATACATATCAATGAGTGGGTTACACACATAAGTATCAGATTCAAGCCCGGTTTTCATCACAAATCCATGAAGTTTTTCAGCTTCTAAAACCTCTCCTAAGCACCCAATCGCCTTCAAAACAAAAGGGTAAGTAAAATTATCAGGCCACAGACCATCCTCCCTCAATTTATTGAACAACATTAAACATTTTCTAAAGATACCCTTCTTTGCAAAGGCTTTAAtcataatattataaacaaataaacctgGGTTTTGAATATAATTGAAGATTCTTTCAGCATGAACCAAGTTTCCATTAGATGGGTCTGCACAAAAGACCATGAGCTTCTTCAGAGTGTCTGTGCTTTGATGGAGGCCGCCCCGGAAAATCTGGGCCTGGATTTGTTTAAGTTGGTTCATTGTTTTGCAGTGTCGAAGAAGAGAAATGCAGCATTGTTGGTTGAGTTTTGTGGATTTTGCAAGAGTAGAAATTTGTTTGGGTCTTGAGAAGCACTGGCGGGAAAGTAACCGCATTAAGAGAAGGGCGTTGCCTTCAGGAAGGCATGTTGACATCCTGTTGAATGGCAAATATTTGTAGCTACGTGTCCGTCGCAACCTTTTATAGTGTCCAAAAATATGATGTGACCCTCAACAGTTTAGATTACAGTAGCTTTAAAACCCGCGCTAAATCTAGAATAagattttagattaatttttaatataataaaataatatattaatattataaatacattttattgtttcctattttttaattaaaaaatacaaaaatcttatttatgtttaataaaataaattttaaaatagataaatgtgaaaaaataatgctaattaaatactaaattattaagccaatgttttttctaaaacaaaacagatgaatatgtaaatatttaacatttacttttcttttgaattcatgaattttttattttttattttttatcttaaatattattttttttattaagaataaactattttaaaaaattac
It encodes the following:
- the LOC18096939 gene encoding pentatricopeptide repeat-containing protein At1g31430 isoform X1 — protein: MRLLSRQCFSRPKQISTLAKSTKLNQQCCISLLRHCKTMNQLKQIQAQIFRGGLHQSTDTLKKLMVFCADPSNGNLVHAERIFNYIQNPGLFVYNIMIKAFAKKGIFRKCLMLFNKLREDGLWPDNFTYPFVLKAIGCLGEVLEAEKLHGFVMKTGLESDTYVCNPLIDMYAKLGQVDVMRKLFDEMPERDVVSWNVLISGYVKRRRFEDAIDVFCCMREESYLRPNEPTVVSTLSACAALKCLELGKEIHCYVRDRLELTSIIGSALLDMYCKCGCLSVARKIFDEMPHKNVICWTSMVSGYVNYGELDKARELFERSPVKDVVLWTAMINGYVQFNHFDEAVALFQEMQIQRVKPDKFVLVALLTGCAQMGALEQGTWIHGYIDEKGIPVDAVVGTSLIEMYSKCGCIEKALRIFCGLREKDTATWTSIICGLAMNGKTSKALELFSKMKQVEAIPDEVTFIGVLSACSHGGLVEEGREFFNSMTSIYNIEPKLEHYGCLIDLLGRAGQLDEAEELIKKIVNANNEIIVPLYGSLLSACRIYKNVQMGERVAEQLVKIESRDSSVHTLLANIYASAGRWVDVNRVRREMKDLGVKKVPGCSSIEVDGIVHEFLVGNPSCSEMREIYSMLDRMVKPLFNSEENEMEREETVLEE
- the LOC18096939 gene encoding pentatricopeptide repeat-containing protein At1g31430 isoform X2 — translated: METWFMLKESSIIFKTQAIGCLGEVLEAEKLHGFVMKTGLESDTYVCNPLIDMYAKLGQVDVMRKLFDEMPERDVVSWNVLISGYVKRRRFEDAIDVFCCMREESYLRPNEPTVVSTLSACAALKCLELGKEIHCYVRDRLELTSIIGSALLDMYCKCGCLSVARKIFDEMPHKNVICWTSMVSGYVNYGELDKARELFERSPVKDVVLWTAMINGYVQFNHFDEAVALFQEMQIQRVKPDKFVLVALLTGCAQMGALEQGTWIHGYIDEKGIPVDAVVGTSLIEMYSKCGCIEKALRIFCGLREKDTATWTSIICGLAMNGKTSKALELFSKMKQVEAIPDEVTFIGVLSACSHGGLVEEGREFFNSMTSIYNIEPKLEHYGCLIDLLGRAGQLDEAEELIKKIVNANNEIIVPLYGSLLSACRIYKNVQMGERVAEQLVKIESRDSSVHTLLANIYASAGRWVDVNRVRREMKDLGVKKVPGCSSIEVDGIVHEFLVGNPSCSEMREIYSMLDRMVKPLFNSEENEMEREETGAMNSC